The following are encoded in a window of Cytophagia bacterium CHB2 genomic DNA:
- a CDS encoding serine hydroxymethyltransferase produces MPAATLRRRIVVQHLAKTDPEIHRAILDEINRQHETLELIASENHCSLAVLEALGQPMTNKYAEGYPGKRYYGGCEFVDNAEELARERACRLFGADHANVQPHSGSQANLASYFTFLKPGDTILGMNLAHGGHLTHGSPVNFSGKIFNVVFYGVDAKTERVDMNQVRDLAQKHKPKMIIVGASAYSRQFEYDVFREIADEVNAKVVADIAHPAGLIAAKLLDNPLPHCHAVTTTTHKTLRGPRGGMILVGNDEENDMGLTTPKGRKKKWSELIDSAVFPGFQGGPLMHVIAAKAVAFKEALQIDFIEYSRQVIHNAQAMSKKLMDLGYDIVSGGTDNHLLLVDLRNRDLTGKDAEAALEKAGITVNKNMVPNDHQPPTVTSGIRIGTPALTTRGMKENEMREVAFLIDKVLSDIRNETARARVREQVLDLSQRFPLYAELTSSE; encoded by the coding sequence ATGCCCGCGGCGACTTTGAGAAGGAGAATTGTGGTGCAACATTTAGCCAAAACCGATCCTGAAATTCATCGTGCGATTCTCGATGAAATCAATCGCCAGCATGAAACGCTGGAGTTGATCGCTTCCGAGAACCATTGCAGCCTGGCCGTGCTGGAAGCGCTGGGCCAGCCCATGACGAACAAATATGCCGAAGGCTATCCCGGCAAACGCTATTACGGCGGCTGCGAATTTGTGGACAATGCCGAAGAACTCGCGCGCGAGCGCGCCTGCCGGCTGTTCGGCGCGGATCATGCCAATGTGCAACCGCATTCCGGCAGCCAGGCCAACCTGGCATCCTATTTCACGTTTCTCAAGCCGGGCGACACGATTCTGGGCATGAATCTCGCGCACGGCGGCCATCTCACGCACGGCAGTCCGGTGAACTTCTCCGGCAAAATTTTTAACGTCGTCTTTTATGGCGTCGATGCGAAAACGGAACGCGTCGACATGAATCAAGTGCGCGATCTTGCCCAAAAGCACAAGCCCAAAATGATCATCGTGGGTGCGAGCGCGTACTCGCGCCAATTTGAGTATGACGTCTTTCGCGAAATCGCGGACGAAGTCAATGCCAAGGTGGTCGCCGATATTGCCCATCCCGCCGGCCTGATCGCCGCCAAGCTGCTCGACAACCCGTTGCCGCATTGCCACGCCGTCACCACCACCACGCACAAAACTTTGCGCGGCCCGCGCGGCGGCATGATTCTGGTCGGCAACGACGAAGAAAACGACATGGGCTTAACCACGCCCAAAGGCCGCAAAAAGAAATGGTCGGAGTTGATCGACTCTGCCGTGTTTCCCGGTTTTCAAGGCGGCCCGCTCATGCACGTGATTGCGGCCAAAGCCGTGGCATTCAAAGAAGCCTTGCAAATCGACTTCATTGAGTATTCCCGCCAGGTGATTCATAACGCGCAAGCGATGTCCAAAAAATTGATGGATCTGGGTTATGACATCGTCTCGGGCGGCACGGACAATCATCTGCTCTTGGTCGATTTGCGCAATCGTGATCTCACCGGCAAGGATGCCGAAGCGGCTCTGGAAAAGGCCGGCATCACCGTCAACAAGAACATGGTGCCGAACGATCATCAGCCGCCCACGGTCACCAGCGGCATTCGCATCGGCACGCCCGCATTGACGACGCGCGGCATGAAAGAAAATGAAATGCGCGAAGTCGCTTTCTTGATCGACAAAGTGCTTTCGGATATTCGTAATGAAACCGCCCGGGCGCGCGTGCGGGAGCAAGTTCTCGATTTAAGCCAGCGGTTTCCGCTATACGCGGAGTTAACTTCGAGCGAATAG
- the nrdR gene encoding transcriptional repressor NrdR, whose protein sequence is MRCPYCNHEDSRVIDSRTSNEGRVVRRRRECLSCQKRYTTKEYIEETPLIVVKGDGRRETFNREKIMHGLQIACSKRPVSMETINNCVDEIESRLRDGNHEEISSRLIGQLVMEKLRTIDEVAYVRFASVYRKFQAKEEFLEELKGLEARHEIFA, encoded by the coding sequence ATGCGTTGTCCCTACTGCAATCATGAGGACAGTCGCGTCATCGATTCACGTACGAGCAACGAAGGGCGGGTCGTCAGGCGGCGGCGGGAATGTCTCTCGTGTCAAAAACGCTATACGACGAAAGAGTACATTGAAGAAACGCCGTTGATCGTCGTCAAAGGCGATGGTCGGCGTGAAACCTTCAATCGCGAAAAAATCATGCATGGCCTGCAAATCGCGTGCAGCAAGCGCCCGGTTTCGATGGAGACCATTAACAATTGCGTCGATGAAATCGAGTCGCGTTTGCGCGACGGCAATCACGAAGAAATCAGCTCGCGTCTGATCGGCCAGTTGGTGATGGAAAAGCTGCGCACGATCGATGAGGTCGCCTACGTACGTTTTGCTTCGGTTTACCGAAAATTTCAAGCGAAAGAGGAATTCCTGGAAGAGCTGAAAGGACTCGAGGCCCGCCACGAGATTTTTGCATAA
- a CDS encoding succinate dehydrogenase/fumarate reductase iron-sulfur subunit, with translation MKVTLHVWRQPNAQVSGKMTVYETPEISPDMSFLEMLDVVNQDLNMKGVDPIAFDHDCREGICGACSLMINGIAHGPGGGKTTCQLYMRQFKNGDHIYVEPWRAKPFPVLKDLVVDRSAFDRIMAAGGFISVNTGGAPDANALPIPKDAAETAMDAAACIGCGACVASCKNASAMLFVAAKVSHLAHLPQGQPERARRVRNMVLQMDKEGFGNCTNQYECEAVCPKEISVNFIAKMNREFTRASLGG, from the coding sequence ATGAAAGTGACATTGCACGTTTGGCGGCAACCGAATGCTCAAGTTTCCGGAAAAATGACCGTTTACGAAACGCCGGAAATCAGTCCCGACATGTCCTTTCTCGAGATGCTGGATGTCGTCAACCAAGATTTGAACATGAAGGGCGTGGATCCCATTGCGTTCGATCACGATTGCCGTGAAGGCATTTGCGGCGCGTGTTCATTGATGATCAACGGCATTGCGCACGGACCCGGCGGCGGCAAAACGACCTGCCAACTCTACATGCGCCAGTTCAAGAATGGCGATCATATTTATGTTGAACCCTGGCGCGCCAAACCGTTTCCGGTGCTCAAGGATTTGGTGGTGGATCGCAGCGCTTTTGACCGCATCATGGCGGCCGGCGGCTTCATCTCCGTCAATACCGGCGGCGCGCCCGATGCCAATGCGCTGCCGATTCCGAAGGATGCGGCAGAAACAGCGATGGACGCAGCGGCGTGCATCGGCTGCGGCGCATGTGTGGCTTCCTGCAAGAATGCCTCGGCCATGCTTTTCGTGGCGGCCAAGGTTTCGCACCTCGCGCATCTGCCGCAAGGACAGCCCGAGCGCGCGCGCCGCGTGCGCAATATGGTTCTGCAAATGGACAAGGAAGGCTTCGGCAACTGCACAAATCAATACGAATGCGAGGCCGTGTGCCCGAAGGAAATCAGCGTGAATTTCATTGCGAAGATGAATCGGGAATTTACGCGGGCGAGTTTGGGTGGATGA
- the tatC gene encoding twin-arginine translocase subunit TatC, which produces MDDQTKDTPNRRRKSDEKEMPFLDHLEELRGRIFKALLAIVLFTCLSLFFIDEIFAFLVAPYNDALRLATAGKPESETAAGSHLVFFTPTGGFMIYVKLAATAGLLLSLPFILHQLWRFIAPGLLEREKRFAPLLIFFTILCFAAGAAFCYYVVLKFGLGFLLSFQSAQLMPMISIEEYFGFVTALIFIFGILFEMPVLAFLLTRLGLLTPEFLRQKRRYSIIAIFIAAAIITPSVDAFTQILLAVPLMMLYEISIWVSKIALPVEMKNALSEIATH; this is translated from the coding sequence ATGGATGATCAAACCAAAGACACCCCCAACCGGCGCCGGAAATCCGATGAAAAAGAAATGCCGTTTCTCGATCATCTAGAGGAATTGCGCGGCCGCATCTTCAAAGCGTTGCTGGCAATTGTTCTCTTCACCTGCCTCAGCCTTTTCTTTATTGATGAAATCTTCGCCTTCCTCGTCGCGCCTTACAACGACGCTTTGCGCCTGGCCACCGCCGGCAAGCCTGAGAGCGAAACCGCAGCCGGCTCACACCTGGTCTTTTTCACGCCCACCGGCGGATTCATGATTTACGTCAAACTTGCCGCCACGGCAGGCTTGCTGCTGAGCCTGCCCTTCATTTTGCACCAACTCTGGCGCTTCATTGCCCCGGGATTATTGGAGCGTGAAAAACGTTTTGCGCCGCTGCTCATTTTCTTCACGATTTTGTGTTTTGCCGCCGGCGCCGCATTTTGCTACTACGTTGTGTTGAAATTCGGCTTGGGATTTTTGCTCAGCTTTCAATCGGCGCAATTGATGCCGATGATCTCCATCGAAGAATATTTTGGCTTTGTGACCGCGCTGATTTTCATTTTTGGCATTCTCTTCGAAATGCCGGTATTGGCCTTCCTGCTCACCCGCCTGGGCTTGTTGACGCCGGAGTTTTTACGGCAGAAACGGCGCTACAGCATTATCGCCATTTTCATCGCCGCGGCAATCATCACCCCCTCGGTTGACGCATTCACGCAAATCCTTTTGGCCGTACCGTTGATGATGCTTTACGAAATCAGCATCTGGGTATCAAAAATTGCATTGCCGGTGGAGATGAAAAACGCCCTGAGCGAAATCGCAACCCATTGA
- a CDS encoding fumarate reductase/succinate dehydrogenase flavoprotein subunit translates to MKLNANIPAGPLAEKWDRHKFEMKLINPANKRKFDVIIVGSGLAGASAAASMAELGYNVSCFCFQDSPRRAHSIAAQGGINAAKNYQNDGDSVFRLFYDTIKGGDFRAREANVYRLAQLSTNIIDQCVAQGVPFAREYGGLLDNRSFGGAQVSRTFYARGQTGQQLLLGAYSALSRQIGLGKVKMFTRTEMLDLVLIDGQARGIITRNLVNGKIERHVADAVVLATGGYSNVFYLSTNAMGCNTTAIWRAYKRGAAFANPCYTQIHPTCIPVSGDYQSKLTLMSESLRNDGRIWVPKKKGDTRAPQDIPESERDYYLERKYPSFGNLAPRDIASRAAKEVCDEGRGIGDTKRGVYLDFSDAIRRLGENVIRERYGNLFDMYEEITDENPYKVPMRIYPAPHYTMGGLWVDYNLMSNIPGLFVLGEANFSDHGANRLGASALMQGLADGYFIIPYTIGHYLASAKPKKITSTDHEAFKQAESEVTDRIKRLLSIKGKRTVDSFHRELGTMMWERCGMARNEAGLQKNLTEIPALRAAYWQNVNVLGNNEEFNMALEKALRVADFFEFAELMCRDALDRKESCGGHFREEYQTSEGEAKRDDANYCYVSAWEYQGEGKAPIMHKEPLTFENVQLAERSYK, encoded by the coding sequence ATGAAACTCAATGCCAACATTCCTGCCGGGCCGCTGGCGGAAAAGTGGGACAGGCATAAATTCGAAATGAAGTTGATCAACCCGGCCAACAAGCGCAAATTTGACGTGATCATCGTCGGCTCCGGGCTGGCGGGCGCGTCGGCCGCTGCTTCAATGGCGGAGCTGGGTTATAATGTAAGCTGCTTCTGTTTTCAAGACAGCCCGCGGCGCGCGCACAGCATTGCGGCGCAAGGCGGCATCAACGCCGCAAAGAATTATCAAAACGACGGTGACAGTGTTTTTCGTTTGTTCTATGACACGATCAAGGGCGGCGATTTCCGCGCCCGGGAAGCAAATGTTTATCGTCTCGCGCAATTAAGTACGAATATCATCGATCAGTGTGTGGCGCAAGGCGTGCCGTTCGCGCGGGAGTACGGCGGCTTGCTGGACAATCGTTCCTTCGGCGGCGCGCAGGTGTCACGCACGTTTTATGCGCGCGGCCAAACCGGGCAACAACTGTTGTTGGGCGCGTATTCGGCGTTGAGCCGCCAAATTGGTTTGGGCAAGGTGAAGATGTTCACGCGCACGGAGATGCTCGATCTGGTGCTGATCGACGGTCAGGCGCGCGGCATTATCACCCGCAATTTAGTGAATGGTAAAATCGAACGGCACGTGGCGGATGCGGTGGTACTCGCAACCGGAGGATATAGCAACGTCTTCTACCTCTCGACCAACGCCATGGGCTGCAACACCACCGCGATTTGGCGCGCGTACAAACGCGGCGCCGCGTTCGCGAATCCCTGCTACACCCAGATTCATCCCACCTGCATTCCGGTGAGCGGCGATTATCAATCCAAACTGACGCTCATGTCGGAGTCCTTGCGCAACGACGGTCGCATTTGGGTGCCGAAGAAAAAGGGCGATACGCGCGCGCCGCAAGACATTCCCGAAAGCGAGCGCGATTATTATCTCGAACGCAAGTACCCCAGTTTCGGCAATCTTGCGCCGCGGGATATTGCCTCGCGCGCGGCCAAGGAAGTCTGCGACGAGGGCCGCGGCATCGGCGACACCAAGCGCGGTGTGTATCTCGATTTCTCGGATGCCATTCGCCGTCTCGGTGAGAACGTCATTCGCGAGCGTTACGGCAATCTCTTCGACATGTATGAGGAGATCACCGACGAGAATCCCTACAAAGTGCCGATGCGCATTTATCCCGCCCCACATTACACCATGGGCGGGTTATGGGTCGATTACAATTTGATGAGCAACATTCCCGGTTTGTTTGTGCTGGGCGAGGCGAACTTCTCGGATCACGGCGCAAACCGTTTGGGCGCAAGCGCATTGATGCAAGGCCTGGCGGACGGCTATTTTATTATTCCCTATACCATCGGGCATTATTTAGCCTCGGCGAAACCGAAGAAGATCACCTCCACCGATCATGAGGCCTTCAAGCAGGCGGAGAGCGAAGTCACCGATCGCATCAAGCGATTGTTGTCCATCAAAGGTAAACGCACAGTGGATTCCTTCCATCGCGAGCTGGGCACGATGATGTGGGAACGCTGCGGCATGGCGCGCAACGAAGCGGGCCTGCAGAAGAATCTCACGGAAATTCCCGCCTTGCGCGCTGCATATTGGCAAAATGTCAACGTGCTGGGCAATAATGAAGAATTCAATATGGCATTGGAAAAGGCTTTACGCGTGGCAGATTTCTTCGAATTTGCCGAGTTGATGTGCCGCGACGCCCTGGATCGCAAGGAATCCTGCGGCGGCCATTTTCGTGAAGAATATCAAACCAGCGAAGGCGAGGCCAAACGCGACGACGCGAACTACTGTTATGTGAGCGCCTGGGAATATCAAGGCGAGGGCAAAGCGCCAATCATGCACAAAGAACCGTTGACCTTTGAAAACGTCCAGCTAGCGGAGAGGAGCTACAAATGA